Part of the Stackebrandtia endophytica genome is shown below.
TGGTCGGGCTGGAACTGCCCGCCGACGACGGCTGGCGCCCCCACTCCGAGCGAAACGGCGGTAAGGCATCGGGGTGGGGAGCGATCTTCGACGAGTTCTCGTCAACGGAGGAGCCACGTGGCCCGCAACTGGTGCTCAACGTCTGCTCGCCGTTGGTGCGCTCACTGGGGGAACCACTTCCGGCGCATGTCCGGACTCACGTCGCCAACACGCTGCGCGTCCTCGCCGTCCTTCATTCGGGTGCGCCCCTACTGTCACACGACCACGTCATACTCGCCGACAGTGTCGCCGCCCTGGTAAAGACCGCGACCGAGACAACCGGCCGGGGTCCCCGATAACCGCCCAACTGCTGAATTGTTGCCCGAGGTATCGATCATGTCGGCTTTCGACGTTCACCTGGACAGCCTCCGAGAACCAGACCATCGAGGGGTGGAAAAACGGGCGAGATCAGGAAGCCATCCCGGAAACCTTCTACCGGGGCACAATGGCACTGGATGCGGCCATGCTCATGCCGGGGCCCTATGGTCCCAGGTGGCGTCGCTGTTGAACCGGGGCGAATTCGCCGAAGCGTTCCGGCTGTTCGTCCCATCATAGAACTGTCACCGAGCGAGCCGGCGAAATACCCCATTCGATGCGCGAACCTATGGAGGCACTCGTTCTGATGCCCTTCATCGCCAAGACCAATGATCTGGAGATGCCACACGCGACCATCGAGACATATCTCGAACCGAAGTCCAAACCCGCGGCGGCGCCCACGCCAATCTCGCGCTGACCCATGGCGCCGGGTACTCGCAAATCGATGAACAATCGCTCTTCGACGACCGGTTCGACCGATGGCCCGTCGTACACGAACGCGCCCGCACGTTCGACGCACCCGCAACGGGACAGACCACAGGCAAATCTGCTCGCAACCTACAGCTTCCAAAACTTCTGAAGCACGGGCGCCTACCCCGCAGGGTAGGCGCCAGCGAGACAAACAGGTCGTCGGTCGGAGGGCCTACGGTCGTATAGCCCGCGGCGGCTACGATTGAACGCTCACCGTGCTCAGCCTTGAGAAAGTGCGTATCGTGATGATTCGTCTCGTTGGACGAGTCGTAGTTGGTGACAACGAACAACACGTTTCGGCGCCGAAGCTCGCATGCGTCCTGGCCATCCTGGCCTCCGAACCGGGCTCACCGATCCACCATTTCGACATGATCGACAACATCTGGGACAGCGAACCACCACGGTCGGCCATCGGCATCCTCTACAGCTATGTCGCCCGGCTTCGGGCGATGCTGCAACGAGTGCCCGGGGCCGAATTGCGATCCAATCGACGGCATTACGTTCTCGACGTCGAACCCGAACGGATAGACGTGCATCGAGTTCGCCTGCTCGCGTCGAAGGCGGCCGCCCAACAGAGCGCGGGAAACACCGCAGCGGCGCTGGATCTGTTGCGGGAAGCCAACAAGCTGGCCGGACACGAGGCGCTCATCGGGATCGGCGGAAAATGGGCCGAGCGCTTCCGTACCGAGTTTCGACAAACCCGACTCAACCTCCTGGCAGAACGTCACGCGCTGGAGCTTGAGCTTGGACATCATCGAGCCGTCCTGCCTGAGTTGACGACTCTGGTGTCCCGTGAACCCACTGCGGAACGCCTGGTCGAACAGCTCATGCTGGCCCTGTATCGCGACGGGCGTTCAACCGAGGCCTTGGACGTCTTCACCACAACCCGACGGCGTCTTCGTCATCGACTGGGTGCCGACCCGTCACCAAGCCTGCAACGCCTGCACGTTCGCATGTTGCAACAGGACCCGAGCCTTGAGGTGCCGGCTTCGCCGTCGAAGGTGGCATCTGCCACGCCGCATACGCAGGTGCCGGCTCAGCTTCCCGCCTCGCCGCGCGGTTTCAGCGGCCGCGAGGAGGACGTCTCCGCGGTCGTCGAACACGCCGGGACCGCAGGCGTCGTTGTCGTGGACGGCATGGCCGGAGTGGGCAAAACGGCCCTGGCGGTGCATGCCGCACACCGGTTGGCCAACGAATACCCCGACGGGCAGCTGTTCATAGATCTACGCGGTTACGCCGACGGCGTCCCGCCGACAACACCAGGCCAGGCGTTGGCACAACTGCTGCGTTCGCTTGACGTGGAGGTCCCCGACAACTCACAGGACCGTCCGGCCGCTTGGCGAACTGCTCTAGCGGGCCGCCGCATACTGCTGGTTCTCGACAATGCGCACGTCATCGATCAGGTCCTACCGCTGCTCCCGGGCGGATCGGGGTGCGCGACGATCATCACCAGTCGCCGAAAGTTGGTGCACCTGGTGGATGCGTTTCCGGTGTCGCTGGATGTGATGGAGCCCGATCAAGCCGCCGCGATCTTCGCCGCCGACACCGGCACCGATCCGTCTTCACCCGCGGTACACGGCATCGTAGATGCATGTGGACGGTTGCCCCTGGCGTTGCGTATTGCGGCGTCCCGCCTGCGTAACCGTCCCTCCTGGACACCCGATGCTTTGCTGAATCGTCTACTTCAAAGTCGCAGCCTCATACGCGAACTGGACGGCTCTGGCCGCGGCATCGAAGCCGCCTTCAGACTGTCCTATCAAGAGCTGCCGGAACCGGCACAGCGCCTGTTTCGAACACTCAGCGTCTTCAGCGGTCGCGAGGTCGACCCGCATCGAGCCGCAGTCCTCATTGACGGCGACATGACGGACACCGAAAGCCTGCTGGAACAACTCGTCGACGTCCACCTGCTGATATCGTCGGCTCCCGGCCGCTACCAAATGCACGACCTGTTGCGGCAGTACGCCGCCGCGCTCGTGCCCGAAGACGAACGTCGCCGGGCATGGACTCGGCTCGCCGAGTTCTACATCGCATCCACCTGGCAATCGGTGAAGGCGACCATCCCGTTGCCAGTGAACTGGCCCCGACAACTCGCAGTGTCCACCACCTCGATCCCAGCGCCGACCGACACGGCCGAGGCGGAGGCGTGGATGCGAAACGAGCTCCCCGTCCTGGAACGTTTGATCATTGAAGCCTCCGACAACGGCTTCGACGCCCACGTCATCGACCTGTGCCTGCCCACACAGGCGTATCTGATGCACCACGGCGCCGTGCAGGCACGCCTACCGTTGGCCGAGATCGGTATCGCGGCCACCCGTCGGCTCGGTGCGCGTCCAGCCGAAGCCCGGATGGAGAACTTCCTCGGGATTGCACACGAAGTCCTGGGGCATTTCGATCTCGCGGAGAACCATCTACTCCGAGCGCTCGAACTGTGGCGACGGCTCGACGATCCAATAGGTCATGTAACCGCATTGAACAACCTGGGCATGGTGGCTGACCGCCGAGGTCAGCCCCGCGACAGCATCATGTTGACTCACGAAGCCATCGGCGTAGCCCGAGAATCCGGCGCTACGGCGCACCTGGCCCACTTGCTGTTCAATCAGGCGGGTGCGTTGGCGGTTCAGCGTCGGTTCGACGAATCGGCGGCACATCTGGACGAATGCGACCAGGTTTTGTCTGGTTTGGACAACGACCGCCTGTCGATGTGGGCGTGGTCACGTCGCGGCATGCTGCTGGCGTTTTCGGGTGATCCCGACGCAGCGGTTCCCTGGTTCAAGCGGGTCGTGGACTACGGCCAACGAAACGGCGCCCCGGACCTCACGCAGGTGGGATTGTGGGGGCTGACGGAGTCTCTGCTCATCACCGGCGACCCGACAACGGCTCTGCCTCACATCTACCGCCAACTGGAACTGTTGGAACAACTGAACCTCACCGTCAACAGGGCGGAAACACTATGCCAACTCGGTTGGGCTCAGCTCCAGTTGGGACGACTCGACGACGCACACGCAACACTGACTGGGGCCGTCGAGGCATCCGACAGGATCGGTGCGAAACGTCACCTGGCTCGCGCCCGACGACTGCTAGGCGAAACCCTGTTGGCCGCAGGTAACCCCGCCGGCCACGGCCACCTACGCCGCGCCATGGAAATGTATGAAGCGGCAGGATATCCCGACGCCGACGATGTCCGCGAGACCCTGGAGACCTGATCGGCGGAAGCAACGACGCCGTGCATCGCAGCTCGTTCGTCGGTGGCGAACTGGAAATCGGGGCACACCCCAAGGTTTCCCACGACGCACACGACTATTGTCCAGACAAACCCGAGCTCCCACCACCAAGGCAGCTCACCGCTGGCACCACCCGACGGACGGCTCTAACACCGCCCCTGCCCACCCCAAGACCCACCCGCCAGAACCATCTAGACACGACCCTGGTTGGCAAACTCCCGGCGCACCCACATGTCCGGACTCACGTCGCCAACACGCTGCGCGTCCTCGCCGTCCTTCATTCGGGTGCGCCCCTACTGTCACACGACCACGTCATACTCGCCGACAGTGTCGCCGCCCTGGTAAAGACCGCGACCGAGACAACCGGCCGTGAAGCAACCAACTGAGGATCACCATGCCAAGTTTTTACGACCAGCTGGACGACATGTCCGAAGAGAAACTGGCCGAGTACGAACGTGTCACCGACAACTTCACCGCCGCCGGTGGCATGGAGGAGGGGCCGGAGCAGGACGCCGCGCTGGAAGCGGTCTACCAGGATGCGAAGGCCATCGACTTGGTCATGCTCATGGCGGGGGCACGCTGTTACCAGGTGATATCGCTGTTCAACCGCCGCGAGTACGCGCAGGGGCTACGGCATTTCGTTCCCACCATGGACCTGGTGGCGGAGCGGGGTGACGAGATACCCGACCCCCTTCGTACCGCGCTGGAAACCCTTGTCCTGGCACCTCTCGATGCCATGGTGGACAATCCCGACATTCCGCGCACCACCATCGAGGCTTTTCTGGGCCAGCTCGAAACCGAGTCCCGGTCCCGCCCGGCAGCTGCCACCAATTACGCGTTCGCGCGCGCCTTCTGGCATTCGCACACCGGGGAGCGGTCCGCTTTCGAGGACTGGTTCGATCGTTGGGCCACCAGCGCCTCGGACTGGTGGAGTCAGAACAAGACCATGACGATCTCCATCACCGGCGCATTGTTGGACGTCTTCGATCCACAGGAAGCGTTGGCGCATCTGGAACGGCGGTCGCCGACCATGGTCGGCGACCCGGATGACCGCCGCGACGTGTTGGTCACCTTGGCCGGTACGCGGTCGATGTGTGGCAACCCCGACCAGGCGTGGAAGGAGTATCGACAGCTCCTGATGGAGATGAATGAGTCGGAGTTGCCGGAACTCGTCGAGCGAGCGCGAACTCGATCATTGGTGTGCGCGGCCGTCGCGGCGCCGTGGGATTCGGACGACCCGGCCGTGTCGACGGCGCTGCACCTCATCGAGTCGGCCGAGAGAGCACAGAAGCTCGACACGGCAGACGCCATCGAGGACACGGCAGCACTGGCCGAGCATCACCTACGACGCGGCGATACCGCGGCCGGCACTCGATGGCGGTCGGTCGCGGAGGAGCGCGCTCGCGCCTTTGACGCCCGCAACGGCAACACCTTTTGGAGCACCAGGCTCGCGACGCGCTGGTTCCACGACCTGTGAGTAGCTGCAACGGGAAGTGCCGGTCGGGCGCTTCCCGTCATCGTGGTCTGTTCAACAGGACCGGACACAACACGGCGGCAACCACCAGGATGGCCGCCCCGATCAGGGTGGCGACGCTCGATCCGTCCACAAACGCGGCTTTGGCCACGCCAGACAGGTGAGCCGACGCCCCGGGCGGAAGCTGATCGGCGACCGCGAGCGCCGCACCCAGGCTGGAACTGATCACCTCGGCTCCTTCGCCGGGGATGTCGGCGGGAACCGCGTCGAGCACCGCCGATCGATACCAGGCGCCACCGATGGAACCGAGTACGGCGATTCCGAGTGCGGCGCCCAACTCGCTGGCCGTCTCCGACAATGCCGAGGCGGCGCCTGACCGACTGGCCGACACCGACGCGACCACCACGTCGGTCGCCAGCGTCATCATGGGCGCGATCCCGGCGCCTACCAGCACACAACCGGTGACGGCGACGGCGAGTCCACCCTGGTCGGACGTGAAACCGAACACGATCATTCCCACCGCGGCGACTGCGGCGCCGCCTCCGAATACGACCGGATGCCCATATCGGCGCACCAACACGGCGGAGGCGACCGACATCATCCCAACGGCCACCATGACCGGCAATGTCCATAGTGCTGCATATAGCGGCGACAGCCCGACGACCAGTTGCAGGAACTGGCTGTTGTACAGCATGAGCGCCACCAATGCAAACATCGCCAGACTGCCGCCGAGGACGGCTCCGCAGAACCGTGGGTTGCCGAAGAGCCGAATGTCGACCAACGGCGCGGCGAGGCGCCGCTGTCGAAGGAGAAAGGCGATGCCCGCGCCCACACCGATGGCGGCGGCGAGGATCGCATCGGTGGTGACCGTCAGATCGTCGGCGATGGCCTTGATGGACCACACGATCGGCAGGATCATCAGAAATGACAGTCCCACGCTGATCAGGTCGAGGCGCCTGGCAACGGGGTGGCGGTATTCCGGAACGAACAGCCACACGGTGATCATGAGCGTCGCCACGACGGGGACGTTGATCACGAAGATGGACCCCCACCAGAACACCTCCAGCAGCAGTCCCCCGACGATCGGGCCCAGTGAGACGCCGCCGGCCAAGGCCGCCGTCCAGATACCGATCGCCTGGGTCCGTTCAGTCGGATCGTCGAACATGTTCCGAATGAGCGACAATGTGGATGGCATGAGGGTGGCACCTCCGACGCCCATGAGGGCGCGCCCGGCTATCAGCACCTCCGGGCTCGGCGCCAAGGCCGCCAACAGCGACGCCACCCCGAAGACCCCCGCACCGATCACGAGCAGCCGTCGCCGCCCGATGCGGTCACCGATATTTCCCATCACGATGAGCAGTCCGGCCAGCAGGAAGCCGTAGCTGTCCAATATCCACAGAGTCTGGCCCGGTGTCGGTGCCAGTTCGTGGGTGATCGTGGGGACCGCCATGTGCAGGATCGATATATCCATTGAGGTCAGAACGACCGGAACCGTCAGTACCGCGAGCCCCAGCCATCGACGATCGTTCAGGCGACTCATCACCCCTCCTATGAGTACGGTGTACGCATTCAACGCGTACACCGTACCCATAGGGTTAGAATGACGCAAATCGAGGAAGGACGAAACCGAGTGAGCAGGCGTCCACGACACACTGATCCGCTCAGCCGCGACAGGATCGTCACCGCCGCCGTCGAGGTGGCCGACCGGCAGGGCTTCGAGGCGGTGTCGATGCGACGGGTCGCCGAGCATCTGGGCTCGGGAACCATGTCGCTGTATAGGCACATCGCCGATAAGGACGAGCTGATCGGGGCCATGGTCGGGCACGTCACCGGGCGCTATGCCTACCCCGACCGCACCGGGATGTCATGGCGGGAATGTCTTCACCAGCTCGCAAGACGCGATCGGCAGGCGTTTGAGGACCATCCGTGGATGCTTGCGGCAACCGCCACCGTCACACCCGCTTTCGGCGCAGAGTCGTTGGCGTCGATGGAATGGGCGTTGGCCGCTCTCGAACCACTCGAGCTGTCAACGCACGAGGCCGCGCGCGCCATCATGGTCATCAACAACTACGTACAGGGCAGCACGCGAATCGCGCTGGGAGACCGCGACTCCGATGCCACCGACGACCTGGGGCAAAACTGGCGGACGAGGCTCGGCGACGTCGACCTAGCCGAGTTTCCGCGGCTGGCCCAACTGATCCAACGGCCACCAACCGACGCCGGGGACGACTGGTTCGGTGACGGTCTCGACCTGATTCTGGACGGTATCCAGCAGCGGGCCAACCGCTGAATCAGGCGGTCACGCCAGGGCCAGCCACGCGAATACGGTGCTCAACCAGAGCCAACCGGGGATGATCATGAGGCGCTGGATCAACCCGGTTTGTGGGTGGTCTTCCTCCCAGGCCGAACCGAACTTGAGGAACACGGCCACCAGAATCGCCGAGATGACACCACTGTAGACCGCCCAACCGACCATCGAGGACTCCGCGAACCACCAGGTCAGGATGAGTCCGGCGGCGGGAAGAGTGGAGAACACCACGGCACCGGCGTAGTCGTGCAGCTCATGGGCCCGGCTGGTGTCCTTCGGGGTACCGGCCGCAGTTCCCGGCGGGTACTCCCGCATCGGGTCCATCGGCCACCAGCCCGAGGCCACCAGCGCCAACCCGAACGCCACCACCAGGATCGCCGCGATCACGCCCTTGACCGACGGTGCGGTCATCCAGCCGATGCCGACGCCACCCAGCGCGATGAGGGAACCGCAGCCGATGAAGTTCACGACCTGAATCCGGCCGCGCCTCCCCAAGCTCAACGCGCTCACCGGATGGTAGACCGGCCGGTAACCGGGGCGGGTCAACCCGTCCACGGTGAACACGAGTACGAACAGCGCCGCACCGACGGCACCGCACCACAGCAAAACGATCCCCATATCGCCCTTTCACTCGATCGATGGGATCCGACGATATGGTGCGGCCACCCCTGCCGACCAGTACCAAAAGTCACGACACGGTTGTCATGGGGCATTCAGCCGTCGCGCCACTTGATGCCACAGCCCATCGCGGGCTGATGCGGTTCCGGCACCGGCTGTCCGCGACGGACCGACTCGACGGCGGCGGTCAGCAGATCCCCGGTGACCGGCACTCCGTTGCCGGGCGTGGAACGGTCGAACGCGCCGCGATAGGCGAGGGTGCGATCAGGTCCGTAGAGGAAGAAGTCGGGTGTGCACGCGGCTCGATAGGCCCGCGCCACGTCCTGGCTCTCGTCCACCAGGTATGGGAACCGCCAGGCGGCACGCTCGGCCTGCCGGGCCAATCCGGTCGGGGCGTCGTCGGGGTATGCCTTGGCATCATTGGAACAGACGGCGACGATGTCCACACCGGACTGCTTCGATGCGAACTCGCCGAAGCCGGTTTCGATGTGCTTGACATAGGGGCAGTGGTTACAGACGAACGCCACGAGCAGAGCCGGATTGGTGAACTCCGACAGCGACCGTCGACGGCCGTCGAGATCGGGTAGAACGAAGTCCGGCGCCGGGGTTCCCAGCGGCACCATGAACGATTCCAATGCCATCGTCTGCTCTCCTCCGGATCGATGTGCCGGTCCCCCTTCGGGTCAACGGTGCGACCGGCGTTGGACATTGCTATCACAGGTCATCGGGTGCGGCGTCACCTACCAACCGACGCGACCTTCGATCACGACAACCACAATTCAAGAAAGACCATAAGGGACAATTATCGTCGTCGAATTCCACGACGATGTCGTGATGAGGCGACACCGGATTCTCCACACCGAACCACCCGATGCGATATGGCGGCTGGTCCGTCGATTGCCCTGCGAGAAAACCGAACCGGTGATGGCTGAAAGCCATGATTGATCCATGATGCACCAATTATCGGTCCCGACCATAACCTGCGTTGAAGAAGGACAGAACGACAATTTCCGGTGCGGAAGCCGGGTACGGCAAAAGGTGACTCCATATTTCGCCGACCGCACCGACTCACCAACGCTGTCAGAAAGGACCGGCCCCAACATGTCCACATCGAACCACAAGGGAACCAGCCGCCGTCGGCTGCTGACGCGCGGCGGATTGTTCGTCGCCACCGCCGCATTGCCGACCGCATGGCTCGCCTCCAGCGCATCCGCCGACGAGCTCGCGGCCATGGCCACCGTCGACATGGAAATGGTGGTACTGGCCGCCCAGGTCGACCCCCGTAAAGCCGGCACCGGCATCACCCCCGGATGCGGTCCTCACGTGACTCCGGTGGAGCAGCGCCTCAACGCCCGGGGACTGCTCAATTCGGCTCAAGTGGACGGACACTTCGGAACCTCGACGATCTCCGCGTACTCGGCCTATCAGAAGCAACTCGGCTATTCGGGCCTGGACGCCAACGGCATGCCCGGCCCCTCCTCGCTGGCGAAACTCGGCGAGGGCGGCCACTACACCGTGACACGGCCGATCAGCCCCGGCTCCCGTAACGGCTCCTACGGCGGCAAACGCACCAACACCCGCACCGTCAACATGCTCGCCGCCGCCGACGCGCGACTGTCGTGGAACCTGACCCTCACCCAGGGTTCCTACACCTCCAGCAACCCCGGCTCGGCCGGAACCCACGACGGTGGCGGCGTCGTCGACATCAGTGTGAGCGGACTGTCGACGGCACAACGCTGGCAGACGGTGCGGGAGTTGCGTCGCGTCGGTTTCGCCGCGTGGCTGCGCACCCCCGACCAGGGCTTCGCCTACCACATTCACGCCGTCGCAATCTCCGATCCCGACCTGTCCAGTGCCGCTCAACCGCAGGTGCACGACTACTACTTCGGCAAGAACGGCCTGGCCAATCACGCGGCGGACAACACCCCGTCGGAGTACCGGGTCGCGTTCACCTGGTACGAGAAGTACAAGCGCGGGTAACGGCGGCAGGTAGTTGATGCTCCGGATGTTACTTCCCGCGGGTCGCCGATTCACCGAGAACATACTCGGCACCTCAGGCCTTCAGTAGCGGCGGCCCGAGCGCGGCATAAACCGCCTCGGGCCGTTTCACGTTGCGAGCCCTCGGCCATGGCACCTGGTCGGTGCGGTTTGCCGTCGGCGGCGCCCGGGTAAAACCCACCCGACTCGGTACACAGGCGCGGGGTGCCTGATACGGGACGGAAACGGTGGTGTGTGGGATGAACAAGTTGCTGTATCGACCGATTGGCCTCGGGCTGGGAATGGTCGGCGGGTGGCTGGCCGGGATCGTCGTGAAGCGGGTCTGGAGTACCGCGTCTCCTCAGGGCGGGGATCCGCCCGACGCACTCGACGAGGACAGTACGTGGCGGGAGATCCTTGCCGCGGCGGCCATCCAAGGGGCGGTATTCGCAACCATCAAAGCCCTTTTCGACCGTGCCGGGGCCGCAGGAGTCCGCCGACTCACGGGAAGCTGGCCGGGCTAGAGCGGCCGACAGCACACGGTGGAGGACCGGCGTTGTTCCCAGAAGACCGCGGAGTTTGGGGTGCGCGATCGGCGACGGCCGCCGACCCGAACACACCGGCCGTACCCTCGAAGCCGACTCGGCCTACGAATCAGCGAACACCGCATTCACCCGTTACGTACCCGTGTGGCCTCGATGACGTCTCCAGGTGGCTCGGCGCCGAGTACGGAATCACTCGCGACGCCACAACTCGACGCTGGAGCTGCCTCCACTGGCGATGATCTCGCCGTCCGGGCTGAAGGTCAGCGCGGTCAGTTCCAAATCCGAATGGAACAGATCATCGCGAGTGCGTTGTCGGCTCGCCACGTCCCACAGATCGATCCGATGGGACATGTTCGAGATTCCATCGGTCATCAATGTGGCGCCGTCGGGGCTGAACTCCAATCGACTACTGGAACGGTTGCGCTTCAGTAGCGCCGCCCTGCTCCAATCGCTCGTGTCCCAGAGGTGGATCGTGATCCCCACGCTCGCCGCCAACAGCGACGCGTCGGGGTTGAACGCCATCGGGCCCGAGCCATCTCCGTTGGCCAACTGGGTAACCCGTCTTCCGCTGGAGACATCCCACACTTCGATGGGCGCGTCGGAACTGCCGCCCCACCCCCGCGAAGCCAGCAGGGCGCCGTCGGAACTGAATGCCAGCTGGTTGATGTCGTGTGAATTCTTCGTCGCCACCAGTGCGTTGATCGTGATGTTGACGCTCTCGGTGGCGACGTCCCAGAGTTTCAACACTTTGCCGTCGCTGAACGCGAGCCGGGATCCATCGGAACTGAAGCCACCGAATGCGGGGGTGGTGTCAACCTCCAACTTGGTCACCGATGTGCCGCCGTCGACGTCCCACAATGAAACATGGTCCCGCCCCGCCACCGCCAGCAGCTTTCCATCGGGGCTGAATTCCAGCTTGGGCTCCAAATAAGACCACTCGTTGTCGTCGCCGATCGCGATCGTGTCGAGGTGACCGCCGTCGACGTCCCAAATCTCGACGGCGCCCGCGCGACCGACCGCGAGCCGATCGCCCGAAGGGCTGAACGCGAGTGCCTCGGTGGCGATATCGGCGATGAGAGTCTGAGAACTCCATCCCTGTGCGTCGGGGCGCGGCGGTGACGATGATGAACCGTCCGCAGGCGCATCGTCGGCCTTGACCGGATCGTCCTCCTGGTTGAGCGCCATCACCAACGGAATGGCGGCCAACGCCGCGATCGTTCCGACTCCGGCGACCAGAATGGATCGTCTACCGACCGACGGGCGAGAGAGACCGGAAGTCTCACCGTCTGATTCGTGGGACCCCACCGGTTCGGCGGGTTCGTCTCCGGGGGGATGGGTCGGAGTGGGTGTGTCTCCAGTGGGCGCCTCGACCATTTCGTCAACCGGTGCCGCTTCGGCCGGAGTCGCCTCCGGCTCGCGCGAGACCACGGGATCAGCCACTGTGGCCAGTGGATCACCCGATACCAACGCGACGGAAGCGGCTTCGGATGCCCGATCGGTGGCCGCAGCAGAGGTGGAAAACCCAACCGCCTCCGGTTTCCCAGACAACAGCGCACCGTGCGCCACGACCTGTTCCAGCTGGTCGACCACGATCGGAGCGACCCCGAGCCGACGGTGCAGCAGGGTGGCGACCAACGGCATCCGACTGGCGCCACCGACCGGGAAGATCCCGGCCAGGTCCGGTACTCCGGAGTCCTCGATGACCGCTTC
Proteins encoded:
- a CDS encoding ATP-binding protein; the encoded protein is MIDNIWDSEPPRSAIGILYSYVARLRAMLQRVPGAELRSNRRHYVLDVEPERIDVHRVRLLASKAAAQQSAGNTAAALDLLREANKLAGHEALIGIGGKWAERFRTEFRQTRLNLLAERHALELELGHHRAVLPELTTLVSREPTAERLVEQLMLALYRDGRSTEALDVFTTTRRRLRHRLGADPSPSLQRLHVRMLQQDPSLEVPASPSKVASATPHTQVPAQLPASPRGFSGREEDVSAVVEHAGTAGVVVVDGMAGVGKTALAVHAAHRLANEYPDGQLFIDLRGYADGVPPTTPGQALAQLLRSLDVEVPDNSQDRPAAWRTALAGRRILLVLDNAHVIDQVLPLLPGGSGCATIITSRRKLVHLVDAFPVSLDVMEPDQAAAIFAADTGTDPSSPAVHGIVDACGRLPLALRIAASRLRNRPSWTPDALLNRLLQSRSLIRELDGSGRGIEAAFRLSYQELPEPAQRLFRTLSVFSGREVDPHRAAVLIDGDMTDTESLLEQLVDVHLLISSAPGRYQMHDLLRQYAAALVPEDERRRAWTRLAEFYIASTWQSVKATIPLPVNWPRQLAVSTTSIPAPTDTAEAEAWMRNELPVLERLIIEASDNGFDAHVIDLCLPTQAYLMHHGAVQARLPLAEIGIAATRRLGARPAEARMENFLGIAHEVLGHFDLAENHLLRALELWRRLDDPIGHVTALNNLGMVADRRGQPRDSIMLTHEAIGVARESGATAHLAHLLFNQAGALAVQRRFDESAAHLDECDQVLSGLDNDRLSMWAWSRRGMLLAFSGDPDAAVPWFKRVVDYGQRNGAPDLTQVGLWGLTESLLITGDPTTALPHIYRQLELLEQLNLTVNRAETLCQLGWAQLQLGRLDDAHATLTGAVEASDRIGAKRHLARARRLLGETLLAAGNPAGHGHLRRAMEMYEAAGYPDADDVRETLET
- a CDS encoding MFS transporter, whose translation is MSRLNDRRWLGLAVLTVPVVLTSMDISILHMAVPTITHELAPTPGQTLWILDSYGFLLAGLLIVMGNIGDRIGRRRLLVIGAGVFGVASLLAALAPSPEVLIAGRALMGVGGATLMPSTLSLIRNMFDDPTERTQAIGIWTAALAGGVSLGPIVGGLLLEVFWWGSIFVINVPVVATLMITVWLFVPEYRHPVARRLDLISVGLSFLMILPIVWSIKAIADDLTVTTDAILAAAIGVGAGIAFLLRQRRLAAPLVDIRLFGNPRFCGAVLGGSLAMFALVALMLYNSQFLQLVVGLSPLYAALWTLPVMVAVGMMSVASAVLVRRYGHPVVFGGGAAVAAVGMIVFGFTSDQGGLAVAVTGCVLVGAGIAPMMTLATDVVVASVSASRSGAASALSETASELGAALGIAVLGSIGGAWYRSAVLDAVPADIPGEGAEVISSSLGAALAVADQLPPGASAHLSGVAKAAFVDGSSVATLIGAAILVVAAVLCPVLLNRPR
- a CDS encoding TetR/AcrR family transcriptional regulator, with product MSRRPRHTDPLSRDRIVTAAVEVADRQGFEAVSMRRVAEHLGSGTMSLYRHIADKDELIGAMVGHVTGRYAYPDRTGMSWRECLHQLARRDRQAFEDHPWMLAATATVTPAFGAESLASMEWALAALEPLELSTHEAARAIMVINNYVQGSTRIALGDRDSDATDDLGQNWRTRLGDVDLAEFPRLAQLIQRPPTDAGDDWFGDGLDLILDGIQQRANR
- a CDS encoding DUF998 domain-containing protein, producing MGIVLLWCGAVGAALFVLVFTVDGLTRPGYRPVYHPVSALSLGRRGRIQVVNFIGCGSLIALGGVGIGWMTAPSVKGVIAAILVVAFGLALVASGWWPMDPMREYPPGTAAGTPKDTSRAHELHDYAGAVVFSTLPAAGLILTWWFAESSMVGWAVYSGVISAILVAVFLKFGSAWEEDHPQTGLIQRLMIIPGWLWLSTVFAWLALA
- a CDS encoding thioredoxin family protein; amino-acid sequence: MALESFMVPLGTPAPDFVLPDLDGRRRSLSEFTNPALLVAFVCNHCPYVKHIETGFGEFASKQSGVDIVAVCSNDAKAYPDDAPTGLARQAERAAWRFPYLVDESQDVARAYRAACTPDFFLYGPDRTLAYRGAFDRSTPGNGVPVTGDLLTAAVESVRRGQPVPEPHQPAMGCGIKWRDG
- a CDS encoding peptidoglycan-binding domain-containing protein, whose product is MSTSNHKGTSRRRLLTRGGLFVATAALPTAWLASSASADELAAMATVDMEMVVLAAQVDPRKAGTGITPGCGPHVTPVEQRLNARGLLNSAQVDGHFGTSTISAYSAYQKQLGYSGLDANGMPGPSSLAKLGEGGHYTVTRPISPGSRNGSYGGKRTNTRTVNMLAAADARLSWNLTLTQGSYTSSNPGSAGTHDGGGVVDISVSGLSTAQRWQTVRELRRVGFAAWLRTPDQGFAYHIHAVAISDPDLSSAAQPQVHDYYFGKNGLANHAADNTPSEYRVAFTWYEKYKRG
- a CDS encoding DUF4235 domain-containing protein — its product is MNKLLYRPIGLGLGMVGGWLAGIVVKRVWSTASPQGGDPPDALDEDSTWREILAAAAIQGAVFATIKALFDRAGAAGVRRLTGSWPG